A part of Caretta caretta isolate rCarCar2 chromosome 1, rCarCar1.hap1, whole genome shotgun sequence genomic DNA contains:
- the BHLHE41 gene encoding class E basic helix-loop-helix protein 41 has translation MSGRERERERGEGDKLLHTFPSAQERQRLHVHSFAQRSPKTLSIPQIQSKATTKNQLLSNMDEGIPRLQDRQLLEHVDFIGLDYPSLYLCKPKRGMKRDESKETYKLPHRLIEKKRRDRINECIAQLKDLLPEHLKLTTLGHLEKAVVLELTLKHLKALTALTEQQHQNIIALQNGERSMKSPIQCDLDAFHSGFQTCAKEVLQYLSRFESWTPREQRCAQLVNHLHAVSTQFLPSPQLLTPQVPVSKGSSSSSSSCAQDRTGQKLEAQTNCVPVIQRTHPPVELGGENDTDTDSGYGGESEGRPDREKGQAAGLPGLTIKQEPAADEAPAPKRLRLDCSSSATLPAAAAAAAGLSPDHQAAAALLRPDAALLSSLMAFGGGAAAFGQPAAAAAPLCLPFYFISPSAAAAYMQPLLDKSNLEKYLYQAAAPIPLLYSGIPAQAAAAFPCLSSGLAPADKANAAAASALLPLDLVSPGQHLPHLFAAACETGPSLDSDLPSPEDLLQPGKESP, from the exons ATgagtgggagagaaagagagagagagagaggggagggagacaaACTGCTTCACACTTTCCCTAGTGCACAAGAGAGACAGAGGCTGCATGTGCACAGTTTTGCTCAAAGATCTCCAAAGACTCTCAGCATCCCACAGATTCAatcaaaagcaacaacaaaaaatcagctGTTGTCAAACATGGATGAAGGAATCCCTCGTTTGCAAGACAGGCAGTTGCTAGAACATGTGGATTTTATAGG ACTGGACTATCCATCCCTGTATTTGTGCAAACCCAAAAGAGGCATGAAAAGAGATGAGAGTAAG GAAACATACAAACTGCCACATAGATTGATAGAAAAGAAGAGGCGAGACAGGATTAATGAATGCATTGCTCAGCTAAAAGATTTATTGCCTGAGCATCTGAAATTGACG ACATTGGGGCATCTGGAGAAAGCTGTAGTTTTGGAATTAACTTTGAAACACTTGAAAGCTTTAACagccttaacggagcaacagcaTCAGAATATAATTGCTTTACAGAATG GGGAGCGGTCTATGAAGTCCCCCATTCAGTGCGATCTGGATGCTTTCCATTCGGGATTTCAAACGTGCGCCAAAGAAGTCTTGCAATACCTCTCCAGGTTTGAGAGCTGGACTCCCAGAGAGCAGAGATGTGCCCAGCTCGTAAACCATCTGCACGCGGTTTCCACTCAGTTCTTACCCAGCCCCCAGCTGTTGACTCCACAGGTCCCCGTGAGCAaaggatcctcctcctcctcctcctcctgtgcacAAGATCGCACCGGGCAAAAGCTGGAGGCTCAGACTAACTGCGTCCCGGTCATCCAGCGGACTCACCCGCCCGTGGAGCTCGGCGGGGAGAACGACACCGACACGGATAGCGGCTATGGGGGGGAGAGCGAGGGCCGGCCGGATCGAGAGAAAGGCCAGGCGGCGGGGCTGCCCGGCCTGACGATCAAACAGGAGCCGGCCGCGGACGAGGCCCCAGCGCCCAAAAGGCTGAGGCTGGATTGCAGCAGCAGCGCCACCCtccctgctgccgccgccgccgccgccgggctGAGCCCGGATCACCAGGCAGCGGCCGCCCTGCTGAGACCCGACGCcgccctgctcagctccctcaTGGCCTTTGGCGGGGGCGCGGCTGCTTTTGGCCagccagccgccgccgccgccccccttTGCCTGCCCTTCTACTTCATCTCCCCCTCCGCGGCCGCGGCCTACATGCAGCCCCTGCTGGACAAGAGCAACCTGGAGAAATATCTGTACCAGGCCGCCGCCCCCATCCCTTTGCTCTACTCCGGAATCCCGGCCCAGGCCGCCGCCgccttcccctgcctgtcctcGGGGCTGGCGCCGGCTGATAAAGCGAACGCAGCCGCCGCCTCGGCCCTTCTGCCCCTTGACCTGGTCTCCCCTGGGCAGCACCTGCCCCATCTCTTCGCTGCCGCCTGCGAGACCGGGCCCAGCCTGGACAGTGACCTTCCCTCCCCGGAAGATCTTCTGCAGCCCGGAAAGGAAAGCCCCTGA